One window of the Actinomyces wuliandei genome contains the following:
- the arcD gene encoding arginine-ornithine antiporter, translating into MSPHGTQESSATDSRSPAQKVPLTALTALVVGSMIGGGIFGLPQQMASAAAPGPLVMGWVVTGVGMLMLAFVFQRLALSRPDIDAGIYGYARAGFGNLVGFSSAWGYWVSAWIGNVGYLVLLMASLGVFLPGFGDGNTAQAIIIASVVMWLFHVLILRGIREASIVNAVVTVGKVVPLVVFVVIGVLAFRLDVFTQDFWGAADPSLGSVLSQVRGMMLVTVWVFIGVEGASVFSERARSRTDVGRATILGFVSVLALLLAINILSYGIMPRTELAALADPSLAGVLEAAVGPWGARLIALGLVVSLVGALLSWFLMCAEIVRVPAQEGLMPRIFGRESSKGVPAAALWLTMGLVQIFLVWTYFNASTYTTLILLASSLILLPYLLSALYQVMVALRARRAGNGAWGDLLVGLGGTLYGVWLLYAAGPVYLLYTAIFYLVGLPFFVVACRERGAPVLTRTEQALVAVLVAASAYAVYGLAHGTLSL; encoded by the coding sequence ATGAGCCCACACGGTACGCAGGAGTCTTCTGCCACGGACAGCCGTTCCCCTGCCCAGAAGGTCCCCTTGACGGCGCTGACGGCGCTGGTCGTCGGGTCGATGATCGGGGGTGGGATCTTTGGCCTGCCTCAGCAGATGGCCAGTGCGGCCGCCCCGGGACCCCTTGTCATGGGCTGGGTCGTCACCGGGGTCGGCATGCTCATGCTCGCCTTCGTCTTCCAGCGCCTGGCGCTGAGCAGGCCGGACATTGACGCCGGGATCTACGGGTACGCCAGGGCCGGATTCGGCAACCTGGTGGGATTCTCCTCGGCGTGGGGGTACTGGGTCTCGGCGTGGATCGGAAACGTCGGCTATCTGGTCCTCCTCATGGCGTCCCTCGGTGTCTTCCTTCCAGGTTTCGGGGATGGAAACACGGCGCAGGCCATTATTATTGCCTCTGTCGTTATGTGGCTGTTCCACGTGCTCATTCTGCGGGGAATACGTGAGGCATCGATCGTGAACGCGGTCGTAACGGTCGGCAAGGTCGTGCCCCTGGTCGTCTTTGTCGTCATCGGTGTGCTCGCCTTCCGGCTTGACGTCTTCACCCAGGACTTCTGGGGTGCCGCCGACCCCTCTCTGGGCTCAGTGCTGAGCCAGGTCCGGGGCATGATGCTGGTCACCGTGTGGGTGTTCATCGGCGTGGAGGGAGCCTCTGTCTTTTCTGAGCGCGCCCGCTCCCGCACCGACGTGGGGCGGGCTACCATCCTCGGCTTCGTCTCCGTGCTGGCGCTTCTGCTGGCCATCAACATCTTGTCCTACGGGATCATGCCACGTACTGAGCTGGCCGCCCTGGCTGACCCCTCCCTGGCCGGGGTGCTGGAGGCGGCTGTCGGTCCCTGGGGCGCGCGGCTCATCGCTCTGGGCCTGGTCGTCTCCCTGGTCGGGGCGCTGCTGTCCTGGTTTCTCATGTGCGCCGAGATCGTCCGAGTCCCGGCCCAGGAGGGCCTCATGCCCAGGATCTTCGGCCGGGAGAGCAGCAAGGGCGTGCCTGCTGCCGCCCTGTGGCTGACCATGGGGCTGGTCCAGATCTTCCTGGTGTGGACCTACTTCAACGCCTCCACCTACACCACCCTTATTCTTCTGGCCTCCTCGCTCATCCTGCTGCCCTACCTGCTCTCCGCCCTGTACCAGGTCATGGTGGCGCTGCGGGCGAGGCGGGCCGGGAACGGAGCCTGGGGGGACCTGCTCGTCGGGCTGGGCGGAACCCTGTACGGGGTGTGGCTCCTCTACGCCGCCGGCCCGGTCTACCTGTTGTACACCGCGATCTTCTACCTTGTCGGCCTGCCCTTCTTCGTCGTGGCGTGTCGTGAGCGCGGGGCACCTGTCCTGACCCGGACGGAACAGGCCCTGGTGGCCGTCCTGGTGGCGGCGTCAGCCTACGCGGTCTACGGCCTGGCTCACGGGACCCTGTCCCTGTGA
- a CDS encoding arginine deiminase, whose protein sequence is MATAATTVSHGVWSEVGTLRRVMVCRPGRAHEHLTPTNCHDLLFDDVLDVPRAQRDHDLFVSLMRERRVEVLELHDLLSDVLSLPEGRAFVLDRRVNHAAMGVGVAEDLRAWMEEMPSSQLADLLIGGLVSDQVPTDVFGTCIAPYHVNSDDPELLIAPLPNTLFTRDNSAWIYDGVELSSMFWEARQREVLLLAAVYRFHPLFDYTYRTWLDTLDEDAGYTFIEGGDIMPVGKGVVLVGMGERSTFQAVSRIASSLFQAGSAQRVIAARMPKERAAMHLDTVFTLCSEEVVNIYEPVVREMEVFSLRPDESQRGGIRVTHDGGDFAGTVSQALGVRLWPVTSTAGRYGAEREQWNDGNNVVALSPGVVVAYDRNYSVNASLRAAGIEVLEIPSSELGRGRGGSHCMTCPIDRDPAY, encoded by the coding sequence ATGGCGACTGCTGCAACCACCGTCAGCCACGGCGTCTGGTCCGAGGTCGGTACGCTCAGACGCGTCATGGTGTGTCGACCGGGCCGTGCCCATGAGCACCTGACCCCGACCAACTGCCACGACCTGCTTTTCGACGACGTCCTGGACGTGCCCAGGGCCCAGCGCGACCACGACCTGTTTGTCAGCCTCATGCGTGAGCGGCGCGTGGAGGTCCTGGAGCTGCACGACCTGCTTTCCGACGTGCTGAGCCTGCCCGAGGGGCGGGCCTTCGTACTGGACCGTAGGGTCAACCACGCTGCCATGGGGGTCGGGGTGGCTGAGGACCTGCGGGCCTGGATGGAGGAGATGCCCTCCAGCCAGCTTGCTGACCTGCTCATCGGGGGACTGGTCTCCGACCAGGTGCCCACCGACGTGTTTGGCACGTGCATCGCCCCTTACCACGTCAACAGCGACGACCCCGAGCTGCTCATCGCCCCCCTGCCCAACACCCTGTTCACGCGGGACAACTCGGCGTGGATCTACGACGGCGTGGAGCTGTCCTCCATGTTCTGGGAGGCCCGACAGCGCGAGGTGCTCCTGCTGGCTGCGGTCTACAGGTTCCACCCGCTGTTCGACTACACCTACCGAACCTGGCTGGACACGCTGGACGAGGACGCGGGGTACACCTTTATCGAGGGCGGCGACATCATGCCGGTGGGCAAGGGGGTCGTCCTGGTCGGGATGGGAGAGCGCTCCACCTTCCAAGCGGTCAGCCGGATCGCCAGCTCGCTGTTCCAGGCTGGCTCGGCGCAGCGTGTCATCGCTGCCCGCATGCCCAAGGAGCGCGCCGCCATGCACCTGGACACCGTGTTCACCCTGTGCTCTGAGGAGGTGGTCAACATCTACGAGCCCGTGGTCAGGGAGATGGAGGTCTTCTCCCTGCGTCCTGACGAGTCGCAGCGCGGCGGCATCCGGGTCACCCACGACGGCGGGGACTTTGCGGGCACGGTCTCCCAGGCGCTGGGGGTCCGCCTGTGGCCGGTCACCTCTACCGCAGGCCGTTACGGCGCGGAGCGTGAGCAGTGGAACGATGGCAACAACGTCGTGGCCCTCTCCCCGGGCGTGGTGGTGGCCTACGACCGCAACTACTCCGTCAACGCCAGCCTGCGTGCCGCCGGCATTGAGGTCCTGGAGATCCCCTCCTCCGAGCTCGGTCGTGGACGCGGTGGCAGCCACTGCATGACCTGCCCTATTGACCGTGACCCGGCCTACTGA
- a CDS encoding TerC family protein, with protein sequence MDVHALGWLALGATILVMITIDIVGHVRTPHEPTMREAAWWSVAYIAMALVFGLVVWAVWGGDYGTEYFAGYITEKALSIDNLFVFVIMISSFRVPRRYQQEVLLAGIVIALVLRLVFILAGAALIENFSWVFYFFGAWLLWTAVSQAREGVEDPEESSATEEYRPSGFVRAVARVVPMTDGFVGGKVLHRHAGRTMITPMMLCIIAIGTADVMFAVDSIPAIYSLTREPYLVFAANAFSLLGLRQLYFLIDGLLDRLAYLHYGLAAILGFIGLKLIVHALHTNEVPFINGGREVDIVPEPSIQMSLGVIVVAVLVTVVASAVRSRTDSRQVQATTSPTQQDNLDHPQASRPAAVPASPVEATSRTESARSAQ encoded by the coding sequence GTGGATGTCCACGCCCTCGGGTGGCTGGCTCTGGGAGCCACCATCCTTGTCATGATCACGATCGACATCGTCGGTCACGTGCGTACCCCTCACGAGCCCACGATGAGGGAGGCCGCCTGGTGGTCGGTGGCCTACATCGCTATGGCCCTGGTCTTCGGGCTGGTGGTGTGGGCCGTGTGGGGAGGGGACTACGGCACGGAGTACTTTGCGGGCTACATCACCGAGAAGGCGCTCAGCATCGACAACCTCTTCGTCTTTGTCATCATGATCTCCTCCTTCCGGGTTCCTCGCAGGTACCAGCAGGAGGTGCTCCTGGCAGGTATCGTCATCGCGCTCGTGCTGCGCCTGGTGTTCATCCTGGCCGGGGCGGCCCTCATCGAGAACTTCTCCTGGGTGTTCTACTTCTTTGGCGCCTGGCTCCTGTGGACGGCCGTCTCCCAGGCTCGCGAGGGCGTGGAGGACCCGGAGGAGTCCTCGGCCACCGAGGAGTACCGACCCAGCGGGTTCGTGCGAGCCGTGGCCCGGGTAGTGCCCATGACCGACGGGTTCGTGGGTGGCAAGGTGCTCCACCGGCACGCCGGCCGGACCATGATCACCCCCATGATGCTGTGCATCATCGCTATCGGGACCGCCGACGTCATGTTCGCGGTGGACTCGATCCCTGCTATCTACTCCCTGACCAGGGAGCCCTACCTGGTCTTCGCCGCCAACGCCTTCTCGCTCCTGGGCCTGCGCCAGCTCTACTTCCTCATCGACGGCCTCCTGGACCGCCTGGCCTACCTCCACTACGGCCTGGCTGCCATCCTGGGCTTCATTGGCCTCAAGCTGATCGTGCACGCGCTGCACACCAATGAGGTGCCTTTCATCAACGGCGGGCGAGAGGTGGACATCGTGCCTGAGCCCAGCATCCAGATGTCCCTGGGGGTCATCGTCGTCGCCGTCCTGGTCACTGTGGTCGCCTCCGCCGTCCGGTCTCGTACTGACTCCAGGCAGGTCCAGGCCACGACTTCCCCGACCCAGCAGGACAACCTGGACCACCCGCAGGCCTCGCGCCCCGCTGCCGTCCCAGCCAGCCCAGTGGAGGCGACCAGTCGCACCGAGAGCGCCAGGAGCGCGCAGTGA